A genomic window from Sphingobacterium sp. BN32 includes:
- a CDS encoding pirin family protein, whose amino-acid sequence MAKYIYHEADSRGDANHGWLHSRHTFSFGGYMDAERMNFGVLRVLNDDYVSGGMGFGRHPHSNMEIISIPLEGELAHNDSMGNGSVIKPGDIQVMSAGTGIEHSEYNHSEVDPVKFLQIWVIPNKQNVEPRYDQQAIDKEKAHNNFLQILSPSADDEGVWIHQNAWFHLAAFDAGYTREYVLKNPNNGLYVFVLKGDIEVGSQLMHSRDGLGIMGEKHVSIKASTNAEFLLMEVPVG is encoded by the coding sequence ATGGCAAAGTATATTTATCACGAAGCAGATTCAAGAGGCGATGCAAACCACGGTTGGTTGCACTCCAGACATACATTTAGTTTTGGAGGATATATGGACGCAGAGCGCATGAACTTCGGAGTACTGCGCGTACTGAACGACGACTATGTATCTGGTGGGATGGGATTCGGAAGACATCCACATAGCAATATGGAAATTATCTCGATTCCATTAGAAGGCGAGCTTGCACATAACGATAGCATGGGCAATGGTTCGGTCATCAAACCTGGCGATATCCAAGTCATGAGTGCCGGAACAGGTATCGAGCATAGCGAATACAACCATTCGGAAGTAGACCCTGTGAAATTCTTGCAGATCTGGGTTATCCCCAACAAGCAGAATGTGGAGCCACGCTACGATCAGCAAGCAATCGACAAAGAGAAAGCACACAATAATTTCTTACAAATCTTATCACCAAGTGCCGACGACGAAGGCGTATGGATCCATCAGAACGCTTGGTTCCACCTCGCAGCATTCGACGCAGGATACACCCGCGAATACGTATTGAAAAATCCCAATAACGGTCTCTATGTTTTCGTGCTAAAAGGAGATATCGAAGTCGGTAGCCAGTTGATGCATAGCCGCGATGGCCTAGGCATTATGGGCGAGAAGCATGTGTCTATCAAGGCTAGCACCAATGCAGAGTTTTTGTTGATGGAAGTGCCGGTGGGGTAG
- a CDS encoding DUF695 domain-containing protein — translation MSVFEKLFESNYSDDSPIATIADFWKWFERHADLFYRAIDEGTDIENKFFSPLADQLYKLHERIFFLVGINKESNIAELTFTPDAIIRNIAFVEDLVKEAPQVEKWQFVALKQASDVEGFGVKMFGRDFSNKNIQFYPVEHPEFPDEIDIMAVYDDYDEKDHDDIFNGVCIYLDNALGELKSITMIDNMRVRGPGDDITELIPIEKLDAYLLWREKEFVERYTDITHYSKDDHYGSYEGELENGMPIFAIVNHTLLNWDHKASHPWILVIMVHYDADPETGLPNDKIYKLMEDLEVELMDRLKDVDGYINLIRETGNGLREINFACREFRKPSRVMEEMTIKYAEHFRIEFDIYKDKYWRSFDKFNGEI, via the coding sequence ATGAGCGTATTTGAGAAGCTTTTCGAGAGCAACTATTCCGATGACAGTCCTATAGCAACAATTGCAGATTTTTGGAAATGGTTTGAACGCCATGCTGATTTATTCTACCGCGCGATTGACGAAGGAACTGATATTGAGAATAAATTCTTCAGTCCACTTGCCGACCAGCTCTATAAACTGCATGAACGCATCTTCTTTTTGGTGGGCATCAACAAAGAATCGAATATTGCTGAACTTACCTTTACGCCGGATGCGATAATACGCAATATCGCCTTTGTGGAAGATTTGGTAAAGGAAGCTCCGCAGGTAGAGAAGTGGCAGTTTGTCGCTTTGAAGCAAGCTAGCGATGTGGAAGGCTTTGGTGTCAAGATGTTTGGACGAGACTTCAGTAACAAGAATATACAATTCTACCCGGTGGAACATCCTGAATTTCCGGATGAAATTGATATTATGGCTGTCTATGACGACTACGATGAGAAAGATCACGATGACATCTTCAATGGCGTATGTATTTATTTAGACAACGCGCTTGGCGAGTTAAAGTCTATTACCATGATCGACAATATGCGGGTAAGAGGGCCGGGCGATGATATCACCGAGCTGATACCTATAGAAAAGCTTGATGCCTACTTACTTTGGCGCGAAAAGGAATTTGTAGAGCGTTACACCGACATTACCCATTATTCCAAAGATGATCACTATGGTTCTTACGAGGGAGAACTAGAAAATGGCATGCCTATCTTTGCAATCGTCAACCATACCCTCCTCAATTGGGACCACAAGGCTTCACATCCCTGGATCCTCGTAATCATGGTTCATTATGATGCCGATCCGGAAACAGGTCTGCCAAACGATAAAATCTACAAACTGATGGAAGATCTGGAAGTGGAATTGATGGATCGTTTAAAGGATGTTGATGGTTACATCAATCTCATTCGAGAGACAGGAAATGGGCTTCGCGAAATAAATTTCGCCTGTCGGGAATTCAGGAAACCTTCGCGCGTGATGGAAGAGATGACTATAAAATATGCAGAACATTTCCGTATAGAATTCGATATCTACAAAGACAAATACTGGCGTAGCTTCGATAAGTTTAATGGCGAAATTTAA
- a CDS encoding GNAT family N-acetyltransferase has protein sequence MLIRPYQHTDLSEVLALLSTNIPAYFAPEEYDDLKTYLFHEIEEYYVVEQGDCIVAAGGINYKEQDAYFSWDFVDASMHGTGIGKKLLQHRLERIKEQGNIRRIIVRTSQFAYGFYEKNGFKIKEQHKDYWAPGIDMIYMVYQEH, from the coding sequence ATGTTAATCAGACCCTATCAGCACACCGATCTTTCCGAAGTATTAGCTTTGTTAAGCACTAATATTCCTGCCTATTTCGCTCCTGAGGAATATGATGATTTGAAAACCTACTTATTCCATGAAATCGAAGAATATTACGTGGTAGAACAAGGTGATTGTATTGTTGCCGCCGGTGGGATCAACTACAAGGAACAGGATGCTTACTTCAGTTGGGACTTTGTCGACGCCTCTATGCATGGGACTGGGATAGGGAAAAAGTTGCTGCAACACCGATTGGAAAGAATTAAAGAACAGGGTAACATACGAAGAATAATTGTCCGTACTTCTCAATTTGCTTATGGTTTTTATGAAAAGAACGGCTTCAAAATTAAGGAGCAGCACAAAGACTATTGGGCGCCGGGCATTGACATGATCTATATGGTCTATCAAGAACACTAA
- a CDS encoding OmpA family protein: MENSLLTTARSYFNDQVFDNLAAKHGESSDNVRKGLDAVIPSLFLGLQSKSPSEQSGIFDVLKQYFSQINFSDLGSVWNRVDNDPADAEKGSHLISSIFGGGLDQVIATISGFLHTNGSSVMQLFKTALPGVIGALTKNGTDWDTSRIAGLLDNNKSDFLAALPSGLNLGVLGSSLLSQPGVVEGRPVTPPSEREPIIDPVRDVVVDDPFVPPVTRMENRVEDRPVAHIREEERKKGGGLWWLLIPLLLLLLWFLFGKGCSRENETATTDTIPATVAPVDTIVDTVTTAPVRESIMVTLPDNSTINAYKGGIEDQLVAFLNSDYKQYSEDQLKDRWFDFDNLNFETGTSKITAESQTQLQNLADILKVYPDVKVKIGGYTDKTGDEAFNLKLSGERADAVKAILDRMGVGNRVVETEGYGSSLAKYEANAPESDRIKDRRVSISVRK, from the coding sequence ATGGAAAATAGTTTATTAACAACCGCTCGGTCATATTTTAATGATCAGGTCTTCGACAACCTAGCCGCAAAGCACGGCGAGTCGTCAGACAACGTTCGCAAAGGTTTAGACGCCGTAATTCCTTCTTTATTTCTCGGATTGCAGAGCAAATCTCCGTCGGAGCAAAGTGGAATTTTCGATGTATTAAAGCAATATTTTTCACAGATAAATTTTTCAGATCTGGGTTCCGTGTGGAACAGAGTGGATAATGATCCCGCAGATGCTGAGAAAGGATCGCACTTGATCTCTTCCATTTTTGGTGGAGGCTTAGATCAGGTGATCGCCACAATTTCAGGATTCCTACACACAAATGGTAGCTCGGTTATGCAGCTCTTCAAAACAGCATTGCCTGGCGTTATCGGAGCCCTAACAAAGAATGGTACCGATTGGGATACGAGCCGTATCGCAGGATTGTTGGACAATAATAAGTCTGATTTCTTGGCAGCATTGCCTTCCGGATTAAATTTAGGCGTGTTGGGCTCTTCACTGCTATCGCAACCAGGCGTTGTGGAGGGAAGACCGGTAACACCGCCTTCAGAGCGTGAGCCTATCATTGACCCGGTTAGAGATGTAGTCGTAGATGATCCTTTTGTTCCACCGGTAACACGTATGGAAAACCGCGTCGAAGATCGCCCGGTAGCACATATTCGTGAGGAGGAGCGTAAAAAAGGCGGTGGCTTATGGTGGTTATTAATTCCATTATTGCTGCTGTTATTATGGTTCTTGTTTGGAAAAGGATGTAGCCGTGAAAATGAAACAGCGACAACGGATACCATTCCAGCGACAGTTGCTCCTGTGGATACCATCGTTGATACAGTGACAACGGCGCCAGTGCGCGAGTCGATCATGGTGACTCTACCGGACAATAGCACAATCAATGCTTATAAGGGCGGTATTGAAGATCAGCTAGTGGCATTCTTGAATAGCGATTACAAACAGTATTCGGAGGATCAGCTTAAAGACCGTTGGTTCGACTTTGATAACTTAAACTTTGAAACCGGAACTTCTAAAATCACTGCCGAAAGCCAAACACAATTGCAAAATCTTGCCGATATTTTGAAGGTTTATCCAGATGTAAAGGTGAAGATCGGTGGATATACAGATAAAACAGGCGATGAAGCTTTCAACTTGAAATTATCAGGCGAGCGTGCCGATGCTGTGAAAGCCATTTTAGATAGAATGGGCGTAGGAAACAGAGTCGTAGAAACGGAAGGCTATGGTTCTTCATTAGCGAAATATGAAGCTAATGCTCCAGAGTCTGACCGTATTAAAGACAGACGAGTATCAATCAGTGTTAGAAAATAA
- a CDS encoding peptidylprolyl isomerase produces MSKAIIKTEKGDMTVQFYTEDAPNTVANFIKLAKSGYYDGLTFHRVINDFVIQGGCPNTREGATGMPGTGGPGYKIDCELDGNNQYHDRGVLSMAHAGRNTGGSQFFICHSRNNTAHLDRNHTCFGKVIENVDVVDDIRQGDRILGIEVIED; encoded by the coding sequence ATGAGTAAAGCAATTATCAAAACAGAAAAAGGTGATATGACTGTGCAATTTTACACAGAAGATGCACCGAATACAGTAGCGAACTTTATTAAATTGGCTAAATCAGGATATTACGATGGATTAACGTTTCACCGCGTCATCAATGATTTCGTAATCCAAGGTGGTTGTCCGAATACACGCGAAGGTGCAACAGGAATGCCAGGTACTGGTGGTCCGGGTTACAAAATTGACTGCGAATTAGACGGAAATAACCAATACCACGACCGCGGTGTATTATCTATGGCACATGCTGGTCGCAATACCGGTGGATCACAATTTTTTATCTGCCATAGCCGCAACAATACGGCACACTTAGACAGAAACCACACTTGTTTTGGTAAAGTAATCGAGAATGTAGATGTGGTAGACGATATCCGTCAAGGCGATCGTATCTTAGGTATTGAAGTTATTGAAGATTAA
- a CDS encoding DUF5606 domain-containing protein yields the protein MNLRGLVSVTGKPGLFKLIGQNKGGFILETLDKAKIKSVVNLSTTKMATLEDITIYGEDDEIRLIDVFEAIKANDGNTPDAKADGDTLRNFFREVAPGHDEQRVYSSDIKKVITWYHIIKELPLFEEEAPAPLA from the coding sequence ATGAATTTAAGAGGATTAGTTTCCGTAACTGGAAAACCAGGATTATTTAAGTTAATCGGACAGAATAAAGGTGGCTTCATTCTAGAAACTTTAGATAAAGCAAAGATTAAATCGGTAGTTAACTTGTCGACAACCAAGATGGCGACATTGGAAGACATCACTATTTATGGTGAAGATGATGAGATCCGTTTGATCGATGTTTTCGAAGCAATCAAAGCGAATGATGGAAATACACCTGATGCAAAAGCGGATGGCGATACATTGAGAAACTTCTTTAGAGAGGTAGCTCCAGGTCATGACGAACAGAGAGTGTACTCTTCAGATATCAAAAAAGTGATTACTTGGTACCATATCATCAAAGAATTGCCATTGTTTGAAGAAGAAGCACCTGCTCCTTTAGCATAA
- a CDS encoding alkaline phosphatase, which produces MIKKSISFFFAFVLCVGLSFGQKQPKYIFYLIGDGMGLNQVQAAEVFLASQQNKNSTVPMVFSTFPYATHATSHSLSHGVTDSGAGGTALAVGYKTKNGVIGMDSAGVKAYESIAYKAKKKGMKVGITTSVSIDHATPASFFANQKDRDMYYEIGQDIIKSNFDFFAGSGFLKPETNAKGEKVAPLIPQLEKAGYTMLYGMNDFNKVKSGQNKLILMNNQGTSPVSLKFAIDQEANDMNLANITEAAIKTLSQGNQGFFLMVEGGKIDWACHSNDGAAAIQEVIDFNKAVQKAYDFYQKHPEETLIIVTADHETGGMGVGNGGSTLRINNIKNQKISQEALSTKINALREKNNSAAWEQVKALLSEQTGLWTNVKVGEKEEKEIFAAYEKSFVNHQNETAKSLYANNDKIASLAINALNKASSISWASGSHSAAYIPVYAIGVGAENFSRKMDNVDIPRTLGKVAGWEF; this is translated from the coding sequence ATGATCAAAAAAAGTATAAGCTTTTTCTTTGCGTTTGTTTTATGCGTCGGATTAAGCTTTGGACAGAAACAACCGAAGTATATTTTCTATCTGATTGGTGATGGAATGGGCTTAAACCAAGTACAAGCTGCCGAGGTGTTTTTAGCGAGCCAGCAAAATAAGAATAGTACGGTGCCGATGGTATTCAGCACTTTCCCCTACGCAACCCACGCCACATCGCACTCTTTATCGCATGGCGTAACGGATTCGGGTGCTGGTGGTACCGCTTTAGCCGTAGGTTATAAAACCAAGAACGGCGTGATCGGTATGGATAGCGCTGGTGTGAAAGCATATGAAAGTATCGCCTACAAAGCGAAGAAAAAAGGCATGAAGGTAGGTATTACAACTAGCGTTAGTATCGACCATGCAACACCTGCATCATTCTTTGCGAATCAAAAAGACCGCGACATGTATTATGAGATCGGTCAAGATATTATTAAATCTAATTTCGACTTCTTCGCCGGTTCTGGATTCTTAAAACCTGAGACCAACGCGAAAGGTGAAAAAGTAGCACCTTTGATTCCGCAATTAGAAAAAGCGGGCTACACCATGCTTTATGGGATGAATGATTTCAACAAAGTAAAAAGCGGACAGAACAAGTTGATCTTGATGAACAATCAAGGAACTTCGCCTGTATCGTTAAAATTTGCGATCGATCAGGAAGCAAACGATATGAACCTTGCGAACATTACCGAAGCAGCAATTAAAACTTTGAGCCAAGGAAACCAAGGATTCTTCTTAATGGTTGAAGGTGGAAAGATCGATTGGGCTTGCCACTCGAACGATGGCGCGGCAGCCATCCAGGAAGTGATCGACTTCAACAAAGCCGTTCAGAAAGCTTATGATTTTTATCAAAAACATCCAGAGGAAACATTAATCATTGTTACTGCTGACCACGAAACCGGTGGTATGGGTGTTGGCAACGGTGGTTCTACGCTTCGTATCAATAACATCAAGAATCAGAAGATTTCGCAAGAAGCGCTTTCCACAAAGATCAATGCGCTTCGTGAGAAAAACAATAGCGCAGCTTGGGAACAGGTGAAAGCCCTATTGAGCGAACAAACAGGCCTATGGACGAACGTGAAAGTGGGCGAAAAGGAAGAGAAAGAAATCTTCGCAGCCTATGAGAAAAGCTTCGTCAATCACCAAAACGAAACAGCAAAAAGCTTATACGCGAACAACGATAAAATCGCATCCCTTGCAATCAACGCATTAAACAAAGCATCTTCTATCAGTTGGGCTTCAGGAAGCCACTCCGCAGCTTACATTCCGGTTTATGCCATCGGTGTAGGCGCTGAAAACTTCAGCCGCAAAATGGACAATGTAGATATCCCAAGAACATTGGGCAAAGTTGCTGGTTGGGAATTTTAG
- the radC gene encoding DNA repair protein RadC: protein MVQKMVIREWAEADRPREKLLERGRRAVTDAELLAIVIGSGSRTETAVELCKRLLASVNHNLLQLSKLEVHDLCQYKGIGEAKAISIIAALELGRRRQETLQTDIPILNSSKLVYEFFRSKLQDLPHEEFWTIYLNTACKVVDTQLIGRGGNDFTPVDIRTIFRFALLNKAHSVILAHNHPSGTLKASDTDMKITQKIVRAAELIDIRVHDHLIFTDSAYLSFRDEGLL from the coding sequence ATGGTTCAAAAAATGGTCATCCGCGAATGGGCAGAAGCCGATCGACCGAGAGAAAAACTACTTGAACGAGGCCGTCGGGCAGTAACTGATGCCGAGCTGTTAGCTATCGTTATCGGCTCTGGCTCTCGAACAGAAACAGCCGTCGAACTTTGTAAGCGGCTTCTGGCGAGTGTAAATCATAATCTTCTTCAACTCTCCAAACTCGAGGTGCACGACCTCTGCCAATACAAGGGTATAGGTGAAGCGAAAGCAATCAGCATTATTGCGGCCTTGGAGCTGGGACGTCGTCGACAAGAAACCCTACAGACCGACATTCCTATCCTCAATTCCAGTAAGCTGGTCTACGAGTTCTTCCGCTCAAAACTGCAGGATTTACCCCATGAAGAGTTCTGGACGATTTATCTCAATACCGCATGCAAAGTGGTCGATACACAGTTGATAGGACGTGGCGGAAATGATTTTACGCCGGTTGACATTCGAACGATCTTTCGCTTCGCCCTGCTCAATAAAGCCCATTCCGTTATTCTGGCACATAATCATCCTTCCGGCACTCTGAAAGCCAGTGATACCGATATGAAGATTACCCAAAAGATTGTCCGTGCTGCCGAGTTGATCGATATCCGCGTCCATGACCATCTAATTTTCACCGACAGTGCCTACCTAAGCTTTCGCGATGAAGGATTACTATAA
- a CDS encoding metalloprotease family protein, whose amino-acid sequence MEIDLSKYHQKKRIIDLVKANTLGCLAVFPIALVYIVPYVLIWSDQLTKDSIKQTLNSMGSGTAVLNGIGFFLILIVGIVIHEAIHGLTWSIFAKGGHKAMKYGILKKMLTPYCHCTEPLKLKHYMIGAAMPGLLMGVLPAIVAIAIGSPTLLMLAIIFTLVAIGDAMIINLVRKEDPESLVLDHPSEAGCYILTEKKELEDKSETFDTWNNIADIYKSKFMDMDIYNSTYDELLKHLPNKQGRILDVGCGPGNIARYLLKYYPSLQIVGIDIAENMLEIARKHVPTGEFYLLDARAISILNGEFDAVIAGFCIPYLNASETEQFLDDAAEKLNSKGLLYLSFVEGDPATPEVKSNPLGSVKFYFHRERELQKELKIRGFKLFKSTIIPYDANDKHTVMLFQKH is encoded by the coding sequence ATGGAAATCGACCTATCGAAATATCATCAGAAAAAGCGCATTATTGACTTAGTAAAAGCAAACACACTCGGCTGTCTGGCTGTGTTTCCGATTGCACTCGTTTACATCGTGCCTTACGTGCTGATCTGGTCGGATCAGCTTACGAAAGATTCGATAAAACAGACATTGAACAGCATGGGATCTGGTACAGCGGTTTTAAACGGCATAGGCTTTTTCTTGATATTGATCGTTGGGATTGTCATTCATGAAGCGATACATGGATTGACCTGGAGCATCTTTGCGAAAGGCGGGCATAAGGCCATGAAATATGGAATTCTGAAAAAGATGCTTACGCCCTATTGCCATTGTACCGAGCCATTAAAACTCAAACATTATATGATTGGTGCGGCTATGCCGGGTTTACTCATGGGCGTTTTGCCGGCAATCGTCGCTATCGCAATCGGCAGCCCAACACTACTCATGCTTGCCATTATTTTCACACTCGTTGCTATTGGTGATGCGATGATCATCAACCTCGTCCGAAAGGAGGATCCGGAGAGTTTGGTACTGGATCATCCTAGTGAGGCTGGTTGTTATATTCTGACAGAGAAGAAAGAATTAGAAGATAAATCTGAAACCTTCGATACCTGGAACAATATCGCCGACATCTATAAGAGCAAGTTCATGGATATGGATATTTATAACAGCACTTATGATGAACTTTTAAAGCATCTCCCTAATAAGCAAGGTCGGATACTTGATGTAGGCTGTGGCCCCGGGAATATAGCGCGATACTTGCTGAAATATTATCCATCCTTACAAATTGTTGGAATTGATATCGCAGAGAATATGTTGGAGATCGCAAGAAAGCATGTGCCTACGGGCGAGTTTTATTTATTGGATGCGCGTGCGATCAGCATCTTGAATGGTGAATTCGATGCTGTCATAGCAGGTTTCTGTATCCCCTACCTCAATGCATCCGAAACAGAACAATTTCTAGACGACGCTGCAGAAAAATTGAATAGCAAAGGCTTACTCTACCTATCTTTCGTGGAGGGTGATCCGGCAACACCGGAAGTCAAGAGCAACCCTTTGGGAAGTGTAAAATTTTACTTCCATCGCGAAAGAGAATTGCAGAAAGAATTAAAAATTAGAGGTTTCAAACTGTTCAAATCGACGATTATCCCCTACGATGCCAACGATAAACATACGGTGATGCTTTTTCAAAAGCATTAG
- a CDS encoding DUF3347 domain-containing protein — MKNLKAFLASIIIISSLSVNAQIKNAKTSRVEINGNCAMCKKTIEAAAYEPKVSKAEWDEDTHQAVLTYNPDKTSEEAILKRIAQAGYDNQAFRAPDEVYAKLHECCLYERDHTVAKADHSEHQAMDHSQHKASAKEHANMDHSQQAGKISANAQLAAIFENYLAVKNALVATDTKAAATAAKALTASVGKVEMGKLAHEEHEVWMKVMKGIQTEATAIEKSNDIAKQRNSFMALSNHLYPLAKASKASTALYWQFCPMANNNKGAYWLSAEDAIKNPYFGSKMMNCGEVKEKI, encoded by the coding sequence ATGAAAAATCTTAAGGCATTTTTAGCCTCTATCATCATTATATCTTCCCTATCTGTCAATGCACAGATTAAGAACGCAAAAACGAGCAGAGTTGAAATCAACGGCAACTGTGCAATGTGCAAGAAAACTATCGAAGCTGCGGCATACGAGCCGAAGGTCTCCAAAGCTGAATGGGATGAAGATACCCATCAGGCTGTTCTCACCTACAATCCTGATAAAACTTCCGAAGAAGCCATTCTGAAAAGAATTGCTCAAGCCGGATATGACAACCAAGCGTTCCGTGCGCCGGATGAAGTGTATGCAAAACTTCACGAATGTTGCTTGTACGAGCGCGACCATACGGTAGCCAAGGCTGACCATAGTGAACATCAGGCGATGGATCATAGTCAACATAAAGCTTCCGCTAAGGAACATGCCAATATGGATCACAGCCAGCAAGCTGGCAAAATAAGTGCAAATGCGCAGTTAGCAGCTATTTTCGAGAACTATCTCGCAGTGAAGAACGCCTTGGTAGCAACTGACACGAAAGCAGCAGCGACCGCCGCAAAAGCATTAACCGCATCCGTTGGCAAGGTTGAAATGGGCAAGCTAGCACATGAGGAACATGAAGTGTGGATGAAAGTGATGAAGGGAATACAGACGGAAGCAACAGCAATTGAGAAGTCCAACGATATTGCGAAACAACGTAATAGCTTCATGGCATTATCCAATCATCTGTACCCCTTGGCTAAAGCATCAAAGGCTTCAACGGCATTGTATTGGCAGTTCTGTCCGATGGCAAACAATAACAAGGGTGCCTATTGGCTAAGTGCAGAAGATGCCATCAAGAATCCTTATTTCGGATCTAAAATGATGAACTGTGGCGAAGTAAAAGAAAAAATCTAA
- a CDS encoding methyltransferase domain-containing protein, whose protein sequence is MEGNKELRDPHATQSFWNARWENRQTGWDIGYASPALTQYIDGLTDKDIAILIPGCGNAYEASHLIAKGFSNITLIDIAPIAVANAQEKFKDNPEVKVILGNFFELDESYDLILEQTFFCAIDPSLRPQYIQKMASLLKPSGRLVGVLFNIDFEKEGPPFGGHIAEYHPAFAAYFDIHKMEACYNSIQPRQGSELFINLIKK, encoded by the coding sequence ATGGAAGGGAATAAGGAATTAAGAGATCCACATGCTACTCAGTCTTTCTGGAATGCACGTTGGGAAAATCGACAGACGGGTTGGGATATAGGTTATGCCTCGCCTGCACTCACGCAATATATTGATGGGCTAACCGATAAGGACATCGCTATCCTAATTCCAGGCTGTGGAAATGCTTACGAGGCTTCCCATCTGATAGCTAAGGGATTTTCGAATATTACCCTAATCGACATTGCCCCAATCGCTGTGGCTAATGCGCAAGAAAAATTTAAAGACAATCCTGAGGTAAAGGTTATATTGGGGAATTTCTTCGAGCTTGATGAATCGTATGATCTGATCCTAGAGCAGACCTTCTTCTGCGCGATAGACCCTAGCTTGCGGCCGCAATACATACAGAAGATGGCATCGCTGCTAAAACCATCCGGACGATTAGTCGGGGTATTATTCAATATTGATTTTGAAAAAGAAGGACCTCCTTTTGGTGGGCATATCGCTGAATATCACCCTGCCTTTGCAGCTTATTTCGATATCCACAAAATGGAGGCTTGCTACAATAGTATTCAACCGCGGCAGGGTTCGGAATTATTTATAAATTTGATAAAAAAGTAG